A genome region from Corynebacterium uberis includes the following:
- the tatA gene encoding Sec-independent protein translocase subunit TatA, translating to MPTGGMELVILVLIIVLIFGAKKLPEASRSLGRSLRIFKSEMKEMGNDDARSEAAAQQQAPAQLTQQAPSTPVTPVTPAPQDTAAPAAPTDLPPRQA from the coding sequence ATGCCAACAGGTGGAATGGAACTTGTCATCCTCGTCCTGATCATCGTGTTGATCTTTGGGGCCAAGAAGCTGCCCGAGGCCTCCCGCTCACTGGGACGCTCGCTGCGCATCTTCAAGTCCGAAATGAAGGAGATGGGCAATGATGACGCCCGCTCCGAGGCCGCCGCGCAGCAGCAGGCGCCCGCCCAGCTGACCCAACAGGCCCCGTCCACCCCGGTGACCCCGGTTACCCCGGCACCCCAAGACACCGCAGCACCTGCGGCCCCCACGGATCTCCCTCCGCGCCAGGCCTAA
- a CDS encoding helix-turn-helix transcriptional regulator, protein MSDATHANDLVRCLNLIPYFRSHPGVSTFEAAQDLGTTPQEILSDLRRLFCCGMPGLMPDDLVDLVFDYRSVEVINSQGLDHALRLTTPEAAALLMNLETLEAHPGLADTATVRSAAAKLRAATGTTTAAVFDSVPDAPPPSREAIDAAVRTALTHGTQLRLTYGSANSDTLSTRTVSPARIFSSGGHTYLVAFDHEVGDHRTFRTDRIVAARGVDKQAQPHAEDLDIDAADPFDFSADGAVAEVLIAPEAAWMSDYFPLVIAARPEEHSGHWLPATLTYASTGWLIRFALSHADRLTVTGPPEIVAAIEDRAGRALTAYDQV, encoded by the coding sequence ATGAGTGACGCCACGCACGCCAATGACCTCGTCCGCTGCCTCAACCTCATCCCATACTTTCGCAGCCACCCCGGGGTGAGCACCTTCGAGGCCGCCCAGGACCTGGGCACCACGCCCCAGGAGATCCTCTCCGACCTGCGCCGCCTATTCTGCTGCGGAATGCCCGGCCTCATGCCCGACGACCTGGTGGACCTGGTCTTTGACTACCGCAGCGTAGAAGTGATTAACAGCCAGGGGCTCGATCACGCCCTGCGCCTGACCACCCCCGAGGCCGCGGCCCTGCTCATGAACCTAGAGACCCTCGAGGCGCACCCCGGACTGGCCGATACCGCCACCGTGCGCAGCGCCGCAGCCAAACTGCGCGCCGCTACAGGGACCACCACCGCAGCCGTGTTCGACTCCGTGCCCGACGCGCCGCCGCCATCGCGGGAGGCTATCGACGCCGCGGTGCGCACCGCTCTCACGCACGGCACCCAATTGCGGCTCACCTACGGCTCGGCCAACTCAGACACGCTGTCTACCCGCACGGTCAGCCCAGCGCGGATCTTTAGCTCCGGCGGTCACACTTACCTGGTGGCCTTTGACCATGAGGTGGGGGACCACCGGACTTTCCGCACGGATCGCATTGTGGCGGCCCGGGGCGTCGATAAGCAGGCACAGCCGCACGCCGAGGACCTTGACATCGACGCCGCCGACCCCTTCGACTTCAGCGCGGACGGGGCTGTCGCAGAGGTGCTCATCGCCCCCGAGGCGGCGTGGATGAGCGACTACTTCCCGCTGGTCATCGCCGCGCGCCCCGAGGAGCACAGCGGCCACTGGCTGCCCGCGACCCTCACCTATGCCTCGACCGGCTGGCTCATCCGCTTCGCGCTGTCCCACGCAGATCGGCTCACGGTGACCGGGCCGCCGGAGATCGTCGCCGCCATCGAGGATCGCGCAGGTCGGGCACTGACAGCGTACGACCAGGTATGA
- a CDS encoding helix-turn-helix transcriptional regulator — MNAAAQPPADDATERLINLTFAFLGAERAGRPYLSGHWLRSKVAGYSGITEEAARKRLQRDLRALARAGVPLEATRRDGEQVYRIRGADYELPPIEFTPEEATVVALAGRLGGSGQLAAFTRSGWTKLAASGLPRTPTQATAAALDSASSYDDLTRISARTLKVLLTAIRDQQRITFSHRRSGIDEPTSRTMDPWRIVMRGGNAYLVGYDIDRAEPRSFRLTRTSAHALAGPATHHATEAGLGNPPDFDQIVTASLTRARHTVDATVVCAPARGLDIRAAGTATASDPNRIALSGVDRDWLVRTCAGLGPDAVILDPPDARAAVRALLEARLNTEDSHDHE; from the coding sequence TACCTATCCGGCCACTGGCTGCGCAGCAAAGTCGCCGGCTACTCGGGGATCACCGAAGAGGCTGCCCGCAAGCGGCTGCAACGGGACCTGCGTGCCTTAGCCCGCGCCGGCGTGCCCCTCGAAGCCACCCGCCGCGACGGCGAACAGGTCTACCGCATTCGGGGAGCCGACTACGAGCTCCCACCCATCGAATTCACCCCGGAAGAAGCCACCGTGGTCGCCCTGGCCGGGCGCCTCGGCGGCAGCGGCCAACTAGCCGCCTTCACCCGCTCCGGGTGGACCAAGCTGGCCGCCTCCGGGCTGCCCCGCACCCCCACGCAGGCCACGGCGGCAGCGCTCGACTCCGCATCCTCCTACGACGACCTCACCCGGATCAGCGCCCGGACCCTCAAGGTCCTCCTCACCGCGATCCGCGACCAGCAACGCATCACCTTCTCCCACCGCCGCTCCGGCATCGACGAGCCCACCTCCCGGACCATGGATCCCTGGCGGATAGTCATGCGCGGCGGCAACGCGTACCTGGTGGGCTATGACATCGACCGCGCAGAACCCCGCAGCTTCCGACTAACGCGCACCAGCGCCCACGCGCTCGCCGGGCCGGCGACCCACCACGCCACGGAGGCCGGCCTGGGGAACCCGCCGGACTTTGACCAGATAGTCACCGCCTCCCTCACCCGCGCCCGCCACACCGTCGACGCCACCGTGGTCTGCGCCCCCGCGCGCGGACTGGACATCCGCGCGGCAGGCACCGCCACGGCCAGCGACCCCAACCGCATCGCTTTGTCCGGAGTCGACCGCGACTGGCTGGTGCGCACCTGCGCCGGCCTCGGCCCAGACGCCGTGATCCTTGATCCTCCCGACGCCCGCGCCGCCGTGCGCGCCCTGCTCGAAGCCAGATTGAACACGGAAGACAGCCACGACCATGAGTGA